One genomic window of Nerophis lumbriciformis linkage group LG29, RoL_Nlum_v2.1, whole genome shotgun sequence includes the following:
- the LOC133572369 gene encoding galactose-specific lectin nattectin-like has protein sequence MLKSSPTTPALTCSSPPELTCVPAVGGTTDDFTPIIGAVGSSETEKDSSDTSRMLSASLLHRLILRHQSAKWSSAIKKADDCCPKDWTQLDKRCFIFQNYEVDFNQAEIVCKIIGGNLVSIHSNLENEVVRQLIFEATGENSLTWIGFTDAVEEDSFLWTDGSDVDFTDWANGRPNNNGEQDCAIINFRRDDEWNDIDCTLLRPFFCAMDLKLHR, from the exons ATGCTAAAGAGCTCTCCAACTACGCCAGCTCTCACTTGTTCATCACCACccgagctcacctgcgttccagcggtcGGTGGCACGACGGACGACTTCACCCCAATAATCGGTGCGGTCGGCAGCTCGGAGACGGAGAAAGACAGCTcagacacctccag GATGCTCTCTGCCTCTTTGCTGCATCGTCTCATCCTCAGACATCAATCAGCGAAG TGGTCTTCTGCCATCAAGAAAG CAGATGATTGCTGCCCTAAGGACTGGACTCAGTTGGACAAGCGTTGTTTCATCTTCCAAAACTATGAGGTTGACTTTAATCAAGCAGAG ATCGTCTGCAAAATTATCGGCGGGAACCTGGTGTCCATTCACAGCAATCTGGAGAACGAAGTTGTTCGACAATTGATTTTTGAAGCGACTGGCGAAAACAGTCTCACCTGGATCGGATTCACTGACGCAGTAGAG GAGGATTCCTTTCTTTGGACCGATGGCTCAGATGTGGATTTTACCGACTGGGCAAATGGTCGCCCTAACAACAATGGAGAACAGGACTGTGCAATAATCAACTTCAGAAGAG ATGATGAGTGGAACGATATCGATTGCACGCTGTTAAGACCTTTTTTCTGTGCCATGGATCTGAAACTTCACCGTTAA